A single Triticum dicoccoides isolate Atlit2015 ecotype Zavitan chromosome 2A, WEW_v2.0, whole genome shotgun sequence DNA region contains:
- the LOC119351979 gene encoding FCS-Like Zinc finger 2-like, translating into MVASVACSFFFDDELLGEPGMPPTDACALCAKPLARDRDVFMYRGDTPYCSEECRHEQMHLDAVCAKQAARRQQRFSAETESHRGQRQSSKVSVAS; encoded by the coding sequence ATGGTGGCATCGGTGGCCTGCTCCTTCTTCTTCGACGACGAGCTGCTCGGCGAGCCCGGCATGCCGCCGACGGACGCGTGCGCGCTCTGCGCCAAGCCGCTGGCGCGCGACCGCGACGTCTTCATGTACAGAGGGGACACGCCCTACTGCAGCGAGGAGTGTCGGCACGAGCAGATGCACCTCGACGCCGTCTGTGCCAAGCAGGCCGCGCGGAGGCAGCAGCGGTTCTCGGCGGAGACGGAGTCCCACCGTGGGCAACGGCAGTCCAGCAAGGTGTCGGTCGCAAGCTAA